GGCCAACGGGGTTGGGTTGTGCCCACAATGATCTGGCACCATCTGGGTTTAAATTGTGATGCTGGGGTTTGTCGTCACCCTGAGGCCGATGAGGTGTTGGATCCACCTCTATCAGAGGATATCGATCGCCTAGAACAGGAGCTAATCGCTATGATTCAAACAGCGGATGCTAGCCGTGCCCGGACTGTGTTGTCATCATTGTCGCCTGCTCAACGGCGACTCTTGCGGCAAGCCATTCGCTAACAACCTCTCACTAGCTGTAACCATCGTGGCATTCTCTCCCCCTTGCGCTTGGGTATGATGAGCCAATCATCTACCCAAGTTTTTTGGCAGCTTATGGCAAACCACAGTCTCAAAGCCACTCTGGATACTGTGCATGTAGGGGGGTTTTCTCCTGACCTGCTGCCAGTGTTAACTGTGCAATCGGGCGATCGTATCCACGTCGAGACCTATACAGGCTTCTATCTTGCCCAGGATGCGCCGCCAGAATTTGTCACCCCTGAACTGCTAGCTATTTGTCGTCACTTACCTTCAGAAAAAATCGTGGGGCCTGGTCCCCATTTGCTCACTGGGCCGATTTGGGTTGACCAAGCCGAGCCTGGAGATGTACTGGAGATTCGTCTGGAATCTATTACTCCCCGGTTATCAATGGGGTTTAATGCCATTCGGCGGGGATGGGGAGCCTTGCCCAACACATTTACTGAGCCAGCCTTACGATTTATTCCCTTAGATTTACACCGGGGTGTGGCTGAGTTTCCACCTGGTAAAGACATTTACATACCATTGCGTCCCTTTTTTGGCATTTTGGCAGTAGCACCAACAACCGTACATTCATCCGTACCACCAGGCAACTTTGGGGGCAATCTTGATAATCGACAGTTGCAGGCGGGAGCACGCCTGTTTTTGCCAGTACAAGTGCCGGGGGCACTGTTTTCTATTGGGGACGGTCATGCTGCTCAAGGAGACGGGGAAGTGGATGTGACGGCGATCGAAGTGTCGATGAATGGATCCATTCAACTGATTCTTCACAAAGACCTGTCGGTTCAGTCCCCCATAGCCGAAACTCCAACAGATTGGATTGTCATGGGCTACGGCACTACGCTAGATACAGCCTTTGAAGATGCATTGCAAAAGATGATTGATTGGCTTAGCCAACGAGTACCATTGTCTCCAGAGGAAGCCTATGTACTGTGCAGTCTAGCTGTGAATTTTCACGTCACCCAAGTGGTGAACAGTCCCCAAAAGGGAATCCATGCTCTGTTGCCAAAATCCATTTTGCCTAGCCATCTGGTTATGCTATAGGCAATAGCTATCGACTTATGCTATAGGCAATAGCTATCGACAGACCCACTTCCACAAGGGATGGCTAGGCCCCT
The sequence above is drawn from the Cyanobacteriota bacterium genome and encodes:
- a CDS encoding acetamidase/formamidase family protein codes for the protein MANHSLKATLDTVHVGGFSPDLLPVLTVQSGDRIHVETYTGFYLAQDAPPEFVTPELLAICRHLPSEKIVGPGPHLLTGPIWVDQAEPGDVLEIRLESITPRLSMGFNAIRRGWGALPNTFTEPALRFIPLDLHRGVAEFPPGKDIYIPLRPFFGILAVAPTTVHSSVPPGNFGGNLDNRQLQAGARLFLPVQVPGALFSIGDGHAAQGDGEVDVTAIEVSMNGSIQLILHKDLSVQSPIAETPTDWIVMGYGTTLDTAFEDALQKMIDWLSQRVPLSPEEAYVLCSLAVNFHVTQVVNSPQKGIHALLPKSILPSHLVML